Genomic segment of Nilaparvata lugens isolate BPH chromosome 6, ASM1435652v1, whole genome shotgun sequence:
TCGTAGAATAAATATAtactatttgaaaattaatgtatTTCTGTGGAGTTTGCTAGATGTGGCTTactcattttataaaaacaaCATTGATATTGATATGCTTTCGATAATATTAATCCTCTGCCAGTCTCCACGACgtagaatgaataattcacttttgtATAAAGAGTGTGAATTTAGTTCTTGGTGAGTACTCTTGTGACACTGTCTACGTCATGtttatctttttgagctgcaaTCATGAAGGTtatgaatatgattattattgttattggtgtAAATGGTCATGGTGGACTCGCCGAATTATAGAAGCTATTTTCTTACAATTTCTTaggtatataataattttatactatttaaacttttaattcaTGTACTTTTAAAATCATCATCCAGCAATTAACAGTTGTCAATAATtgacaatcaattattgatttatcgTTAGTAATCCTGACTATTAGGCTAATAGATGGAATGTCCAATTATTTTGGGACTACAGAATTAGAAATTTAGCAAGATTTAAAACAGAACCtgaatttcattaaaaaatttatagtTGCTCACATACGGTACTGTAAATGAATACAAGTATGAATCTTGCATCCTCTTTTATTCAACTGCAATCATAACTGATTGTATGACGGAAAGGTCAAAGGTTTACTGAAGatctatgaataattctatgctaGCTTACCTTATAccaacttattattatttattttactctAACCTGTTTCCATGTTTGAGTATtgcaatatataattgattacagAGTTTTAATTTTAAAGTTTGATTTTCCTTGTTCACTTGGTGAAAAGATATTGATCATGGATCAAATCGTAGAATCTGCAATCTTGATTCTCCTATCTCAAAACCAGCTTATTACTAATCTCACTTTGATATTTAGGCAcggtatttcaaattttctcaatttaaGATTTAATCAGATCAATGTCAGAAGAATCTATATGCTCGCTcttttttgaaagttgaattttgaTTAAAAGGTTTAAGGCTTTTTTTTGTTGAAAGAATATTCGATCTGAGAATATCAACTCTACTACTAGGCCTAAAACGAAACTTCAAATTGAAGAAgctcaataaattatcaactcACAATTCAAGAAATATCTTCTGTTTGTTTCAGGTTTTTGGTACGGTCTTATAGTTCCTGGCCCAATTTGAAGAATTGGAGGATTTTTTCTAATCATATAATTTATCCATTGTCAGGCCACAATGTACTATACCGCGCCAGTTGCTTATGTGGACTCTATTAGGCGCAGGAATGCGGCGCACTTGATGACTGCCGGGTTGACAGAAGAGCAGAAGAACGGCCTCACTGGTCCTGAGGTGGCGTTAGTATGAAGAAGACAGCAGCAACTAGCGGATGTAGTCGTAGTAAGCCTCCTTCGGTTAGGAATTATTTGAGCGCCAAATCACGGCCCCAGTCTCACCTAGGCGTAGAACGAGCTCCCTTCCTCTCCCCCAACCATCACGCGTCTGATAGGTAAGTTCTGATGTTCTATAATAACTTGATGTGGTATTCCTCcgtaattgaaagaataagacgttgatgttgtcaatgcCACTATATTGATTCGTatttatagtattattattccttCAATTCTGATGTTCTTTTATCTCAGTCTATTCCAATTCTGATTAagatttgatattttgaaaCTATATCACATTGCACACAGAGGCAATAGTAGGCTACCTTCCTCTAGCTGTCGCGGTAATGTGGAATTGGAAATCTCCGAAACTCAATATACATGGCATTTTTAATATCTTGCTCCCGTAACAGCGTGTGGATGCTACTATTCcttcccccccccccctccCTGAGCAACATGCTTAAGATTGTACCGTATTTGATGTGTTCTCAATGTAATTTAACCAACGATGACTGAGTTTTTCTCTATTTCATTAAACATTATTGAAGAGAGAAATTGTGGTAAAGAAACTAATTGTCATCAAGAGAAAtcagttgaaaattatatcaattAACAAGCAAAACGTTGCTGAACATCCATATGAAATTATCTCATCTTCATTATATTTGACTTTATCTTTTGATAAAGAATTGACATTCAAACCTCAAACTTGTAcaaaaataattctcaaattttcttttctttACAGACTAGTCAGCATGGCTGAGAAACCAGAGTTACAAGGTGTAGAGAGTATTGCCGCCTTGAAGTCCTCACCAAAAGAAGTGACTGATTGTATGAGAAGTTGGCTTTCATTTATACAGGTTGGTGTTTCTCAAGTCTTGAACTTGAAAGTGTACTTCAATCTTCTTGAACCAGCAAACAAGTTTTTCTCATTCTCGTTGGCTTCTTGGAATCATCTGGATCTCTTCTTACGCGTTATTTCCTCTCAGATAGCATAATGTCATATGAATGGTACATTCAACATTAACTTTGCTAACTTGAAATTTAATACTGATAAattgaaagtattgaaaatttgtttttgtaAATTGCTATACTTGATTTATCaaggaaaattttataatttgggAAGTTAGTATTTTTCTAGAAAACTTGATACTTCAACATGTGATCGTTCATGTTTACGTCACTCCACTTCAAATCCTAACCTGTCCTTTTTAAAAATGCACAGTACTCACGTCTCTTGGCAACCAACATGTCGATTCGCCGCATCTAGTCGCGGAGTAACCGATACTGAAATCGCCTAGTGTGAGCGTCTCCATTTAGAGATACATGCTGCGTCGCCGAGTGACCAAGTATCGTGTCGCGCAATCGTGAGTAAAGCCTTGGCCAATTCAAGTGATGAGTTGTgacagagaaaagatagcataagaagatattctaTGGTAGAGGTcgttcatgtttcaaatttgaatccgactttttgttaactcaagccgattactgacgactactgtctattaacctagctccgcagtgcaggctggttgcttggctgaatcggattagcgctgagacagcaaataatagcagcgttggtgggaatgcgagcggccgcagtaacatcttccacccagcaatggtcggcgtagttccgcctagcggacagacgaaagatcaaaccagtcggttatttgatccctccagccaggctcagccaagcagccgagacaatagaacaacggagtggcggtcttattcgcgttcatcagcatttttctttctcacgattattttgatttttgtgtgtcaataataactccagtcaccagtaaaaagttaccagaaacgtggtgtactacccatattaatgacttttcatgatatttttaattatttaaaaacattgttgacattctgagcctttaggctaaacttggggtcgctgagaacgaatctgcaatcagaatttctctatcacgaaaaataacgaaaaaatccagctgttgatcttccggcaaccgttaacagtcatcctgcaatgcggccgaaacacctccaagccagacacccatctcgaatgacaacaacgccaagctgtaagaaaccatcctgcactgcggcgctaggtttagtACTGTTAtggccgggtaagagtgtaaagctggccactaacggtaggacatgcgtgtgttttgtcatcagcgagaggcttgaatagaataaacaaccaataacaataaattaaacactggaaaataacaaattaagaatattaatagaaacataatttaaccaatagagcagcgaagaaataataaacaacaaaaattggaaatacaaaaacctaacctcaaaaaatatTACTCGAAGCCTTTCGTTGTGGTCacagctgtgatgacacaactaTGCATTACGACtgtgaacggcacagtatgggAGACTACCAGCTTTAGAAACTatgactatcagcttgagttaacagtgaaatttggaacataaacgccccataccataggatatcatcttatgctatattttctctatgtcaGTAGGTACCCTAAGAATAAACAAAGAGTATTTTCTTGTTAAATAACCTCCTGTCACACTTCATGTTGATAGTGTCTTCATATTTGTGTTTATCTttctactaggactatcggcttgagttaatagTTGAGTTTGGAACAAattaaacgccctataccatgggatatcttgttATGCTATTTAATTGGTGTGGTTTATGATGAGTTGCAGATGTTGAAAGGAGTGTGTGCGAGCGGTGCGCAGTTGAGCAGAAACCTGGGCTCGCTGTCGTGTGATTCGTCAGCGTGCCGGGGGCGGGCGGAGCGAGTTCGGGCCATGTGGCAGCAGCTGAGTGCCGCCACCGATGCCGCCTCCGCCCTCGTGCATGGCCAGGCGGTCGCCGCCCTCCAGGAGGTCCATCTCGGCCCGGACCCACCCCTTGACGCCGATCAGGCAGACATCAATCAGGTAAgcacatagagaaaagatagccaTAGACAACCATAGAAAACGATAGGTGTAAGTGAAAGGGGAGAAGAGTTTCAAACTTTCATCTCCACTGTGTTCTATACAATATGTTGTGCTAtacagaaaaatctggtgtggtacactaacacaactttccttgctcattgaactgtaagccccattcttaaacgatAATAAtgtaggggaataacataatgacgattggcggcaacatattagATCattacgatcagactactgtatatgtgtatatataattgttttcagagtactttttcctttgtgtaaattgtgaaattcgatgatttttttaaaatcgtcaaaacagctgttctacagatgaaatatctcgactatgtgttctttttatgaactgctctacctacctacctcatgcacgagaaggaggttacatagtccatttctcaaggatggggtggaccctccATTAGTTTcacagaaaggagactcatgccagttgataaataaacatacagggtatgaatttgaaaataaatcggtcaagtcatttttgagaaaatcgtgaaaaacatggttttttttagtaattatccgcaatttttctcaagaatattacggagctcctgtaattttcccagaaatgagactcatgtcagttggtagggcttataaatagctatctagggtataaatttgaagaaaatcgttagagccgttttcgagaaaaccgtgaaaaacatgttttttagccattatccgccattttttccgccattttgaattgaattttattgaatatcttattgtcggatcctcatggtataaggaccttaagtttaaaatttcaagtcaatcggttgattaggaatggagttatcgtgttcacagacatacacacatacacacacacagaccaacacccaaaaataatatttttgatctcaggggaccttgaaacgtatagaaaacttgaaattagggtacctaccttaatttttttggaaagcaatactttccttacctatggtaacagggcaaggaaagtaaaagataGCTTAcgaatatatcccatggtatagagcgtttatgttccaaatgtcactgttaactcaagccgatagtcctagtagttcttttacGTTAAccatgtgacgctggtagtctctcatactgtgccgttcttacactctccctccaacaaaacagtaatgatAGGCattagtcgacagtaatcaactagaaatttggaacataaatgacCTTTACCAtcgaatatcttcttatgctatcttttctctatggcacAACATATTGTATAGAACATGGTGAAGATGAAAGTTTGAGACTGTTCTCTCCTTTCATTTGcacctctccttctcctactgTTTTCTTCTTGTACTCTCTCAAGTGTATTCATTTCTCATATCTCTTAtctatatcaataaaaatatctctTTCCTCAAATAAATATCCAATATCTACAaaccaaaatttagaatttaattaataaaagacaaatttaataaattaataaaagacAGGTTTAATAAAACCTCTCATTAATAAAAGACAAATTTTACTAAGTTCTCTATGAGAGGTAATGAGAATGACCCACCCATGGGATGGGAGTGTCCTGCTACTTACATGACAAGGTTTCTAGGGGTTGAATTGCAGGCAAACTTGAAATAGGATAGTCACATAGAGAAACTTCAGAAAAGGCTTTACCATGCTTTCTTTGCTCTGAGGAGGACTGTTAAGTCGAATTCAAATCTCAAGACAGCTCTAAAGGCTTATCACGGGTATTTTCTTTCACTCATTAGATATAGTATTTTGTTTTGGGGGGCTggaaaaattcatttcaacacaaaattaaaaaatgcaGAAAAAAGCACTTCGGATTTGGATTTTTTGCGTTGGGTCCATCTTTCTCCTGTAAGACCATATGCAAAGCACTCAATCTACTTACAGTTCCAGCGATATACTTCTTTGAAGTTGTTTCGTTTgtgttcaaaaacaaaatatttttaatgctaACCGAATTTTGCATACTTATAAAACACGAGGTAAAAATACAGAATTATCCCAGTTCCCTATCCATAGACTGACTCTTTTCGAAAAGGGACCGTTTTATTCAGGACTCAAGTGTTTTAATTGCATTCCAGAGGATATAAGGCTGTTTAGCAGCTATAAGTTATTCGTATCAAAGATAAATAGGACACTGGTAGAGGCTTGTCCTTATACCATTGAGGAGTGTTTTAGAGCATTTATGTGACTCCATTCTTAAAATGACATGTTGTTTGCCACTTGAGCACTGCTCAGAATTTGTGGcttcacacaacaaaaatataataataattattagattgaaaaccgaaaagaatgaaaatatttattatttgtccATTTTTTCAACTTAACCTGTTTTTCATGgcgaataaatttgaatttgaacgtTTCAGCAAGCAGTGTGCAGCGGCCTGGTGACGATGATCAACCTGCAGTACCAGTTCAGCGTGGCGTGTTGCGAGTGCCTGTCGCAGGCAGCACAGTGCCACTGTTCGCCGCCTCACGCCGAGGCAGACTGGGACGCAGTGGCCCGCTGCTACGCATCGTGCCGCCTCCAGCAGCCGCCTCCCGGCCTTCAGCCGCCTCCTGGACTCCAGCCGCCGCAGCGCCGCTGGTCGGAGGCGGCAGCCGCAGCCGACAGGGGCGGAGAGGCGGCGGCCGCGCTACGTCGCTGGTCCATGCCTTGGAAACTCGCGCTGCCCACGTCTACCAACCCTGAGCGCAGTCGATCCATAACGCCTGGTCAGTTTTCACTCTATAATCAATAAGTTGATAACATTTCGAAacaatttaataatgataaagaaAAGATGTTAACTGATAATACAGGATCTAAAACTGTTCCTCTTCCTAATTTTTATAGTTTATAcaatgttaatttatttatttattcattcagaattacacaacttacagaaaagtaccacaggcttataagcccaaaacggttccaatccttttatacaacagtccaaatgttgctaggttatgtgtcacttaacattcatcaattacacactcaatggAGTAATGAGGTAATACTAACTTCTTGTAATTATCGTTAAAAATTTACTGTCCACTTATCTAATTATTATAGCCTACTAAACATTTTGAATCTGAGTTGATTAGCAAAGTAAATTAGCAAAAGGTGAAGTATTacacaaaattcaaattttattcattcaaacgcacaatatttacaatcagaATCAATAAGATAAACAAAAACACCCAGctcagataaaaaataattataaaagattaataaaataaatactgttAGCCTATGCTTTATTAGAAAGAAATttgagaatttgaataaaaaatactacttgctgGAAGTATAAATACTACGTTTGCAAGTAGGAATgaatatcacttgaattaattttgaattcatgGATATatggagaaagaaaaataagagagaaagaaaacagtAGCAACCATTCACTCACCTTGCACACTTTTTTTCAGACTACATGcttttaaattatacaaaataataaataataaggatATTTTCCATCTAAATAGGCCGAAGCCTAATTTAGAGGCCGAGATTTGTTCTGTGACTGCATCTTCTCGCGGTGACGACTCGTTTTGAACTGCCGctcttccactcaaattttccaattttcaagaaaacaCGTGGAACGCCCGGACTAATTGTCGTGGGGTCGCAcggttcaaatacatttctaaatacgtTTGCATTAATCTCATTACGAAATCCAAGCCAGTACTATGGAAATGCTAGAAGACTGCAATAATTTGGAAAGATTAGAAGCAAGTTAGCTAATCTtttatggcaacacaaaatcTAGGTGCTTACTTTgtgcatgaataaattctttaacaatcaaaaacaaggttcactagagttcatattggaaaaattcagttcaattttgatcagttcaacaacctgaaagaaaggctcaaaaaaaactacaattcaAACCTATCAATATTCATCATATTACACCACTATGGGTCTCACTAGGCTCAATGGGAATTgtcatattgtatgaataaatattgcaTTAATGTGATTTGATTTCAGAAACAGTTTGGCACACAGCTCTTGCCAGTCAGGAAGAGCTGCAAGATGTGATATCCCTGCTGGCAGCCAAACCACCTCCCCCCCGGCGGCCCCCCTACACACAACCTCCCAGGTATCACATTCAATCACTCATTGAAATATTGCTAAGAGAAACACACTTTAATCCATAACTACTTATTCTGTTCTTCTCTTATTCTGTCAAATAAACAGTCCATCCAAAGTAaggtttaatattttttgtgatttcaatttttatatttaataaatgtaTGAAGAAACGAATAAGTCCAATACTATTATGTCCACTATTTTGAGACTTGAAGCGTGACCACCTGTTGAAATGCTGCCTTCCTCCAGCATGCACAAGACAGGACCTTTTTATTTTCGACAACAAAGCTGTTGAAACCGtggatattattcaaatattggcATAATAGAATCACCTAACACAAACGAACGAAGACTTGATTAGAATGAGAATTAATGTGTATTTGGCTGAACAAAAGATATGAAGATAATTCATCTCATTCTAGAGAATTTGTActataatttcattaaaatattgaTGATTCATATGAAGTACAAAATTCCACCTAATGGTACTCATGAGATTGAAAATTGATACCTTCACCTTTTCTAACATTGGTTTCAACAGAACATATTTTTGATGCAATTTTATTTTGCAGGAGTAACATTAACTAAGGCTACAGGAGGCGGACCGTGCAGTGGCGGAGCGATGAGTGACAGTTGCCATGGCTCCGAAGCCATTCCCAGGCCAAGCTTCTCATTCACTCACAGAGGCAGTTGGTGAGACTATTTTGACTACATTCATTAcagttattaataaattatatattattcattattaatattaataataattataatatacaaaatatttcagTATCAAGTGAGAATTTCAATTACCGTACTGCTTTATTGTTGTTCATCCTATTTATAAAatgaagtgatttgaaaagtatagagttgatttacaataaaaaaacgCATTGATTACATGGCTACTAACCACCTGCCTGTATTTCGGTATATTAACATAGACATGTTGTAAGTACGTTGTTAATCTTGATGAATACTCGGAAAACTCTTCTTTCAgtttgaatgaatattcaactaggcctattcaaaaacattttcaagaggatgaaaatttccctcactatcaaaattcaattcatctTTGTAACTTTTCTTTTCTCTGCCAAATAATCACTTCAACCAAATTCATAATACCGCTTTTTATTGTTGTGAAAACTTGTCTCGAACGACCCCGCTTTTTTACCACTACCATGATTCTGAACATTATGCCACTATCATTTTTCATACTTCCAAGTGATTTGCGATGTTGCCAGATTTCTTCTTAAAAGCACTGACAAGCAGTTGTGTCTGAGCTAAAATTCTTGCGATTGCTATTTTTTATATGTATAGAAATTGCCTCAAAACTATGCTATTCCGTTAACTTGAATCGATCATTGCTCTTTGTAAAACAGATGATCAtcgttcaataatttattatttaatttatcagTTTATCATTGcgaatgattaattaattcgTCGATTAGGAAACTGGAcatacaatttattttcaataatacgAGGTATATTCACATGTTATGTTTGAGAAACGTTTATAAAAACGGCCCTCGTGGCTTTCTCATTCAACTTCTATGTACTAAGTTTATAGCATATTCAACTGCTAATAATTAATGCTTATCAAACTGAATTAAAGGTGGGATGGATTATTCAATTATGTTATAGCACACTCAAttcttattaatgaatatttattgaactgAATTACAGGTGAAGTGGATCATGCATTAGTTCTATAGCCTTctcaaatgttaataatatattgacttgataatggcattatatagccgaaacatgctgtgagtgaacaattttaaaaagggtacttggatttctatttttatttatatattgtatatttatgTTGATGAATTGCAGGTGGGGAGGAGGAACAGAGGGCGATGAGCTGGATATCGGGACGCTGGCGTCTCGTAAAAGCAGCTCATCGACTGACTCTTCTTCCTGCTATTCCATTCACAGTCGCTCCTCTGGATCTGCCTCAGAGGTAGGCAATTGCTATATAAATTCTGGCAACTAaggttcaactcacacttacgcgactcaagtcgagaagagactgcaacTCTAGTGCAGTCTagtttcaaatggtgacgtcgcggagactagaatcgactggtctgagtgtcaccatttggaaacaaatgctgcgtcgagaagagactagagtcgcagtctctcctcgacttgagtcgcgtaagtgtgagttgagcatAATAGAGCGGAAGTAGATTGTCTCTTTGGTAGAGACAATCGTAGAGTAGTTTTGTTGGTAATTTCACCGCAGTTGTGCCACCTCCTGTTGGAATTTTAGTACTCTAGAAAATACACGGAAgttcgaatttcacaatttttggGGACTTTTGATGAATTGCTATCGGAAGAAAATTGGCAATTCAGTTGTTGACTTCCATTAACCAATGATGTGATTTCTTTGACTGTTAGGTGAAATTTGATAGGGTATCACATTTTAATGAGCCAGTTTGATGGAATTTTTAGCTTTCATAAGCTGAAAACTTCAATTGATATTCCTTGAAGAAAATTCTTGTTTATTCTTTTCAGCCATCAAGCTTTAAACCATACAAGTTAATCATAGTAATTACTAATAaatcatgaaataaatatatacctTTTGGAGCCACTTGCGGTGTCGCAGCGGCAAATAATCAAAACTATCCTAAAGAAAGAGTACCGCTATCCAACCATTCAGCCATTCACTGAATTTCCGGTGTTGAATATAAGATAACTCTACATAAAATCGTTATCAATTTATCTCAGAAACAATAGATTTAACATTTTACTAGACTTAATTCATACTTATCGAACAAGATACAGAGTAAACTATGGTTTTGCGACGCCTCAAGCGGTCCACGGGCTTGAGATAATATCACCTTCCTACCTAGCCCAGTACACAGCAACTTACCTATTGAGATAAGGAATATGGAGGAATGCAGTGTTACTGTATACAACCGAAGGATTAAGAGGTGGCTGTACCTTATTTAtatgtgttttatttatttatcaagtgAAATGAAGTTACTTCTGTACTAGAAAATGATGCAGGCAATTGCAGCCTATAAATTGATGAAACGCAATAGATCTAGATCCAGTAGGTAACCTGGAAAtcacccctacacacagacgtaTAGTCTTGTGGGGGTATTCTTGTAATAGTAATActattgaatttattgtatagtgcatttgaagaataaatttatttgaatttgaattttatatcatgaaatataTCCTGATAGCATGCTTGTGGAAAagatttcttcttatttttaaattacacGTACATTTCATGCAGAGTTTCTGGAAAGATAATTcattttatcaacttttttaaatttatgtttataGTTCATTATTTACTTAGAATAATAAGCATGCATAGATCCCTGCAATACATTCAATCCAATACAATTACCAATTAAGATTATCCATTTAAAATCCTggatattgtttttaattttaggaGCTCACACACGGACAACGATCTCACCTTTATTCTATGTGGAGTGGAAGCGACCTTCCCTTCATCAAACTTCCTGAATCATCAGAAAACACCGAATCATGATTCAGTCATTGTCACCTCTGTGAAACCAGCATACTAGTTGTGTCAGTATTATATGTTGACAATCGTAAGACGGCCATTCTGTATGTTCTATGTCAATTGAGATTCTCAAATCTCACTTAAGTATTTCTTTCTGCATGCTTGTTATTTATTGGTTAGTTTCTTAGTAACGTACACAAACCCTCAGTATCCTAATAATTATTCGAAAGTCAATCTcctcataaaaataaaaatattatgtaaaaCTCGTGATGTGGTGGGATGTTTGAATGTTCTCGTCAATAAATTGTGTCGTATACGTTATATTATAGATGTTGATTGGTGTCAAGGATTCATGAAatgttatcaatttatcaatcttgATGAAATTATTGTCAGCTTTTCAAACATTTGCTCAATAGAATGTGTTTCTCTTCTAACAAGTTGTCATGCACTAATAGTAGGATATTTGAATGTACCCAGCAATCCACTTTCTCTATAAAATGAGATAATATCACTTTAGTATTGATCAATATTTCTCAAGTGAAATGTGTTGTGTCCCATGAAAGTGTGAACTTCAATGATTTCTTCGTAACTGATATATCGATAATGTATTCATTAAtcatatattcattttatagTCTGTTTTAAACATTATTAGATTCACCATAAGATCTTATTGGTTTACtgtgtttataataataatgtaataattggtgtaatttattcattttttggaaTTATCagttttgattaaaatttaaataatttgtagtATATGGCCTGTAcaatcattttaataaaatagatCTTAGCGTTATTTTTATGGTGCTTTAGCATTATTTATCAGTGATGTTGTAAACAGTTGCTCAAATGTGTATAATGAGTTGATTATTCGAACTTTCAAAGCACAAATTTTCAACTATTTAGTCTACTCATTTGTAAATGTTTTGTGTTACATGATTTTTTAGTGTGCATGAATATAACCTATAAATTTGATCATCTCATTAAACCTTGATTGGGAAATTGTTTGGAGCGAATATTTAGTGCACTGTCAACATGAGTTCAATCAATTCATCCATATTCAGTACATGTAACTGTAGTGAATACACAACTGTAGAtcttagaatattcaaaatctataaatttctgaaattaaatttatttctattcaattaaaCACGAAACAAAATTCATAATGTTTGCAACTCTTTGGAATCGAATGCTTTCT
This window contains:
- the LOC111048497 gene encoding uncharacterized protein LOC111048497 — encoded protein: MKKTAATSGCSRSKPPSVRNYLSAKSRPQSHLGVERAPFLSPNHHASDRLVSMAEKPELQGVESIAALKSSPKEVTDCMRSWLSFIQMLKGVCASGAQLSRNLGSLSCDSSACRGRAERVRAMWQQLSAATDAASALVHGQAVAALQEVHLGPDPPLDADQADINQQAVCSGLVTMINLQYQFSVACCECLSQAAQCHCSPPHAEADWDAVARCYASCRLQQPPPGLQPPPGLQPPQRRWSEAAAAADRGGEAAAALRRWSMPWKLALPTSTNPERSRSITPETVWHTALASQEELQDVISLLAAKPPPPRRPPYTQPPSGGAMSDSCHGSEAIPRPSFSFTHRGSWWGGGTEGDELDIGTLASRKSSSSTDSSSCYSIHSRSSGSASEELTHGQRSHLYSMWSGSDLPFIKLPESSENTES